The following proteins are co-located in the Betta splendens chromosome 9, fBetSpl5.4, whole genome shotgun sequence genome:
- the irf5 gene encoding interferon regulatory factor 5 isoform X1, protein MSGHPRRIRLKPWLLAQVNSGKYPGLHWLSPEHRLFQIPWKHATRHTPASDEENTIFKAWALETGKYQEGVDEPDPAKWKANLRCALNKSREFQLKYDGTKDTPVQPFKIYEVCEQLGNADGLDEEDDEMPNLMELSINPRISDPPFNSFNTSFSSNENFVIPVPLLPNSSLPVSSDLQAQHQMLDQGSFVHAAGLPSGVQTLNPQSASTASANPGPDLMDTSSIEGVQNREDPQNHQPCKYDLLSSVPLTDLDLRFQYRGRPMGSLTVSNPQGCRLYYGHLEPTPEQVDLFGPISLQQVLFPGTVEVQNQKQRFYTEALLDVMDRGLILEILEQDIYAVRLCQCKVFWSGPGMPEHGPPNPLEREKKVKVFSLNNFLQGLILFQKGEAPNPPPFEIHFCFGEDWPDKKPKEKKLIMVQVVPVVARILTEMFSGELSWSTDSIRLQISNPDVKDLTVEQFKELQKLLQSQHIQGPWTPAVH, encoded by the exons ATGAGTGGACATCCCCGGCGGATCCGTCTGAAGCCCTGGCTCCTCGCTCAGGTGAACAGTGGCAAGTATCCTGGTCTCCACTGGCTAAGCCCGGAACACCGACTTTTCCAGATCCCCTGGAAACACGCGACCCGACACACACCGGCATCAGACGAAGAAAACACCATCTTCAAG GCGTGGGCTCTGGAAACAGGGAAATACCAGGAAGGTGTGGACGAACCCGACCCCGCCAAGTGGAAAGCAAACCTTCGCTGTGCCCTAAACaagagcagagagttccagctGAAATACGATGGAACCAAAGACACACCGGTACAGCCGTTCAAGATCTACGAGGTCTGCGAGCAGCTGGGTAACGCGG ATGGACTtgatgaggaggacgacgag ATGCCGAATCTGATGGAGCTTAGCATCA ACCCCCGGATCAGTGACCCCCCCTTCAACTCCTTCAACACCAGTTTTTCTTCCAATGAGAACTTTGTGATCCCGGTTCCCCTCCTGCCCAACAGCAGTCTCCCTGTAAGCTCTGACCTCCAGGCTCAGCATCAGATGCTGGATCAGGGGAGCTTTGTCCATGCTGCAGGCCTACCAAGTGGAGTCCAGACCCTGAACCCTCAGTCTGCTTCCACTGCGTCTGCAAACCCTGGTCCAGACCTGATGGACACCAGCAGCATAGAAGGCGTGCAGAACCGAGAGGATCCTCAGAACCACCAGCCCTGCAAGTACGACCTGCTGAGCAGCGTCCCAT taacagaTCTGGACCTAAGATTTCAGTATCGTGGCCGGCCCATGGGTTCGCTAACTGTCAGTAACCCTCAGGGCTGTCGTCTCTACTACGGACACCTGGAGCCAACCCCTGAGCAGGTGGACCTTTTTGGACCAATTTCCCTACAGCAGGTTCTGTTTCCGGGTACAGTGGAAGTCCAAAACCAGAAACAGCGCTTTTACACAGAGGCCCTGTTGGATGTAATGGACCGAGGTCTTATTTTGGAGATCTTGGAACAGGACATCTATGCAGTCCGTCTGTGTCAGTGTAAGGTGTTCTGGTCTGGACCAGGAATGCCAGAACACGGTCCACCAAATCCCCtcgagagagagaagaaagtcAAGGTGTTCAGTCTCAACAACTTCCTGCAAG GACTAATCCTGTTCCAGAAGGGTGAAGCTCCCAACCCCCCACCCTTTGAGATCCACTTCTGCTTTGGAGAGGATTGGCCCGATAAGAAACCCAAAGAGAAAAAACTCATCATGGTCCAG GTGGTTCCTGTGGTGGCTCGGATTCTCACAGAGATGTTCTCTGGAGAACTTAGCTGGTCCACAGACAGCATTCGGCTGCAGATCTCCAACCCTGATGTGAAGGACCTAACGGTAGAGCAGTTCAAGGAGCTGCAGAAACTCCTGCAGAGTCAACACATCCAGGGGCCCTGGACACCCGCTGTCCACTGA
- the irf5 gene encoding interferon regulatory factor 5 isoform X2 codes for MSGHPRRIRLKPWLLAQVNSGKYPGLHWLSPEHRLFQIPWKHATRHTPASDEENTIFKAWALETGKYQEGVDEPDPAKWKANLRCALNKSREFQLKYDGTKDTPVQPFKIYEVCEQLGNADGLDEEDDEMPNLMELSINPRISDPPFNSFNTSFSSNENFVIPVPLLPNSSLPVSSDLQAQHQMLDQGSFVHAAGLPSGVQTLNPQSASTASANPGPDLMDTSSIEGVQNREDPQNHQPCKYDLLSSVPYLDLRFQYRGRPMGSLTVSNPQGCRLYYGHLEPTPEQVDLFGPISLQQVLFPGTVEVQNQKQRFYTEALLDVMDRGLILEILEQDIYAVRLCQCKVFWSGPGMPEHGPPNPLEREKKVKVFSLNNFLQGLILFQKGEAPNPPPFEIHFCFGEDWPDKKPKEKKLIMVQVVPVVARILTEMFSGELSWSTDSIRLQISNPDVKDLTVEQFKELQKLLQSQHIQGPWTPAVH; via the exons ATGAGTGGACATCCCCGGCGGATCCGTCTGAAGCCCTGGCTCCTCGCTCAGGTGAACAGTGGCAAGTATCCTGGTCTCCACTGGCTAAGCCCGGAACACCGACTTTTCCAGATCCCCTGGAAACACGCGACCCGACACACACCGGCATCAGACGAAGAAAACACCATCTTCAAG GCGTGGGCTCTGGAAACAGGGAAATACCAGGAAGGTGTGGACGAACCCGACCCCGCCAAGTGGAAAGCAAACCTTCGCTGTGCCCTAAACaagagcagagagttccagctGAAATACGATGGAACCAAAGACACACCGGTACAGCCGTTCAAGATCTACGAGGTCTGCGAGCAGCTGGGTAACGCGG ATGGACTtgatgaggaggacgacgag ATGCCGAATCTGATGGAGCTTAGCATCA ACCCCCGGATCAGTGACCCCCCCTTCAACTCCTTCAACACCAGTTTTTCTTCCAATGAGAACTTTGTGATCCCGGTTCCCCTCCTGCCCAACAGCAGTCTCCCTGTAAGCTCTGACCTCCAGGCTCAGCATCAGATGCTGGATCAGGGGAGCTTTGTCCATGCTGCAGGCCTACCAAGTGGAGTCCAGACCCTGAACCCTCAGTCTGCTTCCACTGCGTCTGCAAACCCTGGTCCAGACCTGATGGACACCAGCAGCATAGAAGGCGTGCAGAACCGAGAGGATCCTCAGAACCACCAGCCCTGCAAGTACGACCTGCTGAGCAGCGTCCCAT aTCTGGACCTAAGATTTCAGTATCGTGGCCGGCCCATGGGTTCGCTAACTGTCAGTAACCCTCAGGGCTGTCGTCTCTACTACGGACACCTGGAGCCAACCCCTGAGCAGGTGGACCTTTTTGGACCAATTTCCCTACAGCAGGTTCTGTTTCCGGGTACAGTGGAAGTCCAAAACCAGAAACAGCGCTTTTACACAGAGGCCCTGTTGGATGTAATGGACCGAGGTCTTATTTTGGAGATCTTGGAACAGGACATCTATGCAGTCCGTCTGTGTCAGTGTAAGGTGTTCTGGTCTGGACCAGGAATGCCAGAACACGGTCCACCAAATCCCCtcgagagagagaagaaagtcAAGGTGTTCAGTCTCAACAACTTCCTGCAAG GACTAATCCTGTTCCAGAAGGGTGAAGCTCCCAACCCCCCACCCTTTGAGATCCACTTCTGCTTTGGAGAGGATTGGCCCGATAAGAAACCCAAAGAGAAAAAACTCATCATGGTCCAG GTGGTTCCTGTGGTGGCTCGGATTCTCACAGAGATGTTCTCTGGAGAACTTAGCTGGTCCACAGACAGCATTCGGCTGCAGATCTCCAACCCTGATGTGAAGGACCTAACGGTAGAGCAGTTCAAGGAGCTGCAGAAACTCCTGCAGAGTCAACACATCCAGGGGCCCTGGACACCCGCTGTCCACTGA